In Saprospiraceae bacterium, a genomic segment contains:
- a CDS encoding DNA gyrase/topoisomerase IV subunit A, with amino-acid sequence MANLPPKDAIDHILTLDGMYQNYFLDYASYVILERAVPAIDDGLKPVQRRILHSMYEKEDGRYHKVANLIGHTMQYHPHGDAAIGDALVNLGQKDLLIDTQGNWGDFRTGDSAAAARYIEARLTKFALAVAFNPDTTGWQLSYDGRNQEPVALPMKFPLLLAQGVEGIAVGLATKILPHNFIELIKASIQALKGRKFELYPDFETGGSIDVSEYNEGLKGGRVKVRAKIELEDKKYLVIRELPFSVTTGSLIESIVKAADKGKIKVKQISDNTAKDVEIRIELLPGISPEVTIDALYAFTHCEVSISPNSCVIDGDKPKFLSVHDLLKHSAQHTRFLLGRELEIKRAELLEKWHLTSLEKIFIENRIYRDIEECTSFEQVLEVIELGLKKYVHTPSMGTKVGNAKYRLNREISKEDLLHLTDIKIKRISKYNKFNTDEQLKSIESELKQVQHHLDNLTEYAIEYYENILEKFGKGKERKTRLLQFESIQATQVVANNSKLYVNREDGFIGYGLKKDEFVKECSDIDDIIVFRKDAKMLVSRISEKTFVGKDIEFVDVWKKADERTTYNVIYLDGESGRAMAKRFNVTGITRDKEYDLTKGHPKSKLLYFSCNTEGEAEIVSVFLTAGCKAKIKAFDFDFSEIEIKGRSSQGNIVTKYPVRKIQLKEKGKSTLGAQQVWYDPATGRLNTEERGQFLGGMNRGDRIICIYKNGSYEITEYDLNNRYSYEEVLFIAKFDNDDILSAVYFEAEKGWSMAKRFKIETTSLNQRFGFIGENKASKLYYATTHPDPEVLFTYKRKKESIDEILTIREFVDVKGWKAIGNKIEDIPLVKIIDQSKAVVKKATKSNSTYKAGDTLEFDM; translated from the coding sequence ATGGCAAATTTGCCCCCTAAAGATGCGATTGACCACATTCTGACACTTGATGGAATGTATCAGAATTATTTTTTGGATTATGCTTCTTATGTCATTCTGGAAAGAGCAGTTCCTGCCATTGATGATGGACTCAAACCCGTGCAGCGCAGGATCTTACACAGTATGTATGAAAAGGAAGATGGACGCTATCATAAAGTGGCCAACCTAATTGGACATACCATGCAATATCACCCTCATGGTGATGCAGCCATTGGTGATGCTTTGGTTAATTTGGGTCAAAAAGATTTATTGATAGACACCCAGGGAAATTGGGGAGATTTCCGCACAGGTGATTCTGCAGCCGCCGCCCGATACATTGAAGCCCGGTTAACCAAGTTTGCTTTGGCAGTTGCATTTAATCCAGACACTACAGGTTGGCAATTATCTTATGACGGCAGAAATCAGGAACCCGTTGCATTGCCCATGAAGTTTCCATTATTGCTTGCACAGGGCGTTGAAGGAATTGCAGTTGGACTTGCAACAAAAATACTACCTCATAATTTTATTGAACTCATCAAAGCATCCATTCAGGCATTAAAAGGAAGGAAGTTTGAACTCTATCCTGATTTTGAAACAGGCGGTTCAATAGATGTAAGTGAATACAATGAAGGATTAAAAGGTGGAAGAGTAAAAGTGCGCGCAAAGATTGAATTGGAAGATAAAAAATATCTGGTCATTCGCGAACTACCTTTTAGTGTGACTACGGGAAGTTTGATCGAGAGTATCGTTAAAGCAGCAGACAAAGGAAAAATAAAAGTCAAACAGATTTCTGACAATACAGCCAAAGATGTGGAGATCCGCATTGAATTACTGCCGGGAATTTCTCCGGAAGTCACCATAGATGCTTTATATGCTTTTACACATTGCGAAGTGAGTATTTCTCCGAATTCTTGTGTTATCGATGGTGATAAACCTAAATTTTTATCCGTTCACGATCTACTGAAGCATTCCGCCCAGCACACGCGTTTTTTATTGGGTCGGGAACTGGAAATCAAAAGAGCAGAACTACTCGAAAAATGGCATCTTACATCTCTTGAAAAAATTTTTATTGAAAACCGGATTTATCGCGACATCGAAGAATGTACAAGTTTCGAACAAGTTCTTGAGGTTATCGAACTGGGTTTGAAAAAATACGTGCATACCCCCTCGATGGGAACGAAAGTCGGTAATGCGAAATACAGATTGAACCGCGAAATCAGTAAAGAAGATTTATTACATCTTACGGATATTAAGATCAAAAGAATATCCAAGTACAACAAGTTTAATACTGACGAACAGTTGAAATCTATAGAATCTGAATTAAAACAAGTTCAACATCATCTCGACAATCTTACGGAATACGCAATAGAATATTATGAGAATATACTTGAAAAATTCGGTAAAGGCAAGGAACGCAAAACGCGTTTGTTGCAATTTGAATCCATTCAGGCAACCCAGGTAGTAGCCAACAATAGTAAACTCTACGTCAACAGAGAAGATGGTTTTATTGGTTATGGTTTAAAGAAGGATGAATTTGTTAAAGAATGCAGTGATATAGACGACATCATCGTTTTTAGAAAAGATGCGAAAATGTTGGTGAGTAGAATTTCTGAAAAAACATTCGTCGGAAAAGATATTGAGTTCGTAGATGTGTGGAAAAAAGCCGACGAACGAACCACCTACAATGTCATTTATCTGGATGGGGAATCCGGCCGCGCTATGGCAAAACGTTTCAATGTTACAGGGATTACACGCGACAAAGAATACGATTTGACCAAAGGGCATCCCAAATCGAAATTGCTCTATTTTTCTTGTAATACAGAAGGGGAAGCAGAAATTGTAAGTGTATTTCTAACTGCAGGCTGTAAAGCTAAAATAAAAGCCTTCGATTTTGATTTTTCAGAAATAGAAATTAAAGGACGAAGCAGTCAGGGAAATATTGTAACCAAATACCCTGTTAGAAAAATTCAACTCAAAGAAAAAGGAAAATCAACACTGGGGGCGCAACAAGTTTGGTATGATCCTGCAACGGGTCGATTAAATACCGAAGAAAGAGGTCAGTTCCTGGGAGGTATGAACCGGGGCGACCGGATCATTTGTATTTACAAAAATGGAAGTTACGAAATTACTGAATACGACCTGAATAACAGGTACAGCTATGAGGAAGTTCTTTTTATAGCCAAATTTGACAACGATGATATTCTTTCTGCCGTTTATTTTGAAGCCGAGAAAGGCTGGTCCATGGCCAAGCGCTTTAAAATTGAAACGACAAGTTTAAATCAACGATTCGGATTTATAGGCGAAAACAAAGCTTCCAAATTGTATTACGCAACAACACATCCGGACCCTGAAGTTTTATTCACTTACAAGCGTAAAAAGGAAAGTATAGATGAAATATTAACCATAAGGGAATTCGTGGATGTGAAAGGCTGGAAAGCAATTGGTAATAAAATTGAAGATATACCTTTGGTAAAAATAATAGATCAAAGTAAAGCGGTAGTCAAGAAAGCTACCAAATCAAATTCCACTTATAAAGCCGGTGATACTTTAGAGTTTGATATGTAA
- a CDS encoding alpha/beta fold hydrolase: MIFRFFIAITWVFCSCILCGQSYPDSRKDGQYYTINGAKIWTVSHGKGDPLFVIAGGPGSAHVGMRKLDSLSAFCKLVYFDGFGRGLSDTALDVKEYKLDRDVADLEALRIAMNYQRINIFGHSYGTVVAQAYAIKFPEQVKHLILSAPFHSHAMWQENDDNCNHEIRVNYPEVWDTLQILRKQGFRSSDPIHQDVYGRVPYGFLYAYNPENFMSRGQNPYPNRFNTKLYYQMVGKDGDFKVGSDIGRFDFRKNLKTLKMPVLILAGRYDRVAVPWMQVQYKKFCPQAEFHLFEKSGHNTFVEEPGKTFSIIRQFLSK, translated from the coding sequence ATGATATTCAGATTTTTTATCGCGATCACCTGGGTCTTCTGTTCCTGCATTTTGTGCGGTCAATCTTATCCCGACAGCAGGAAGGATGGCCAATATTATACGATCAATGGAGCCAAAATTTGGACTGTAAGCCACGGGAAAGGAGATCCTTTGTTTGTTATTGCCGGGGGTCCCGGTAGTGCACATGTAGGTATGCGAAAATTGGATTCTTTATCCGCATTTTGTAAACTTGTTTATTTTGATGGCTTCGGACGTGGCTTATCAGACACTGCTTTAGATGTGAAGGAATACAAGCTCGACAGAGATGTTGCAGATCTTGAAGCTTTGAGAATTGCGATGAACTATCAAAGGATCAATATTTTCGGACACTCTTACGGAACAGTGGTAGCGCAGGCTTACGCTATAAAATTTCCGGAACAGGTGAAGCATTTGATTTTATCGGCTCCTTTTCACAGCCATGCGATGTGGCAAGAGAATGATGATAATTGCAATCATGAGATCCGGGTAAATTATCCCGAAGTTTGGGATACACTCCAAATATTGCGCAAGCAAGGTTTTAGATCGAGCGACCCTATTCATCAGGATGTTTATGGTAGGGTGCCTTATGGATTTCTCTACGCTTACAACCCCGAAAACTTTATGAGCAGAGGTCAAAATCCTTATCCGAATCGTTTTAATACAAAACTATACTATCAGATGGTCGGTAAGGATGGAGATTTTAAAGTTGGGAGTGATATTGGACGGTTTGATTTTAGAAAGAATTTGAAAACACTAAAAATGCCGGTACTCATTTTAGCGGGCAGGTATGATCGCGTTGCGGTTCCCTGGATGCAGGTTCAGTATAAGAAATTTTGTCCGCAGGCGGAGTTTCATCTTTTTGAGAAAAGCGGGCATAATACCTTCGTTGAAGAACCTGGAAAAACATTTTCTATTATTCGCCAGTTTTTAAGTAAATAA
- a CDS encoding DUF3817 domain-containing protein, translating into MNHLKIYRLVGFLEGISYILLLGIAVPYKYLGGNDIGVKLLGMPHGLLFMAYIGYSIHFYDKLNWKWSTLAYAVLASLLPFGTLIFDAKVLKPIKDQVPKS; encoded by the coding sequence ATGAATCATTTAAAAATATATCGCCTCGTAGGTTTTCTTGAAGGCATTTCTTATATTTTATTATTGGGGATTGCAGTGCCCTATAAATACTTAGGAGGAAATGATATCGGTGTCAAACTATTGGGTATGCCCCATGGTTTGTTATTTATGGCCTATATTGGCTATAGCATTCATTTTTATGATAAGCTGAATTGGAAATGGTCAACGTTGGCATATGCTGTATTGGCCTCTTTACTCCCCTTTGGCACTTTGATTTTCGACGCCAAAGTTTTGAAACCAATTAAAGACCAAGTACCAAAGTCATAG
- a CDS encoding insulinase family protein, with amino-acid sequence MKQNHNPFPTNSNALIPAFEKYHLDNGLTVILQPEENTALVAVCMLYKVGSRDEQPDKTGLAHLFEHLMFSNCGPGVDFDELLQNAGGDCNAFTTTDTTQYYSVAPAVQLELILALEANRISGFHISKKDFKTQQRVVLEEFSEMYMNNPYGMFSHELMQMSYKVHPYRWPVIGSDPKQLATLNIQDAEAFYNQYYHPGNAVLVISGKINIEETKKYINKHFAGIQNGLPVLRKKLVEPKLTESRTHTNRKQLPEEAFYYAFPYCGRMDSDFYAVDFLTDVLAEGKSSLLYKILKKEKMICSAIDCYITSTIDPGLIIVEGKINPAHTIEQAESEFWEIIRTLQQDNLDDHTWEKFMNKNESAYLFSQVGLMNQALNLSYAEWLGNPELIFTELENYKKLTTENIREAALKYFPFDEKISLYYRKEED; translated from the coding sequence GTGAAACAAAATCATAATCCTTTTCCAACAAATAGCAATGCTCTCATTCCGGCTTTCGAGAAATATCATCTCGATAACGGACTGACGGTCATCCTGCAACCGGAGGAAAATACCGCATTGGTTGCCGTTTGTATGTTGTACAAGGTAGGCTCCAGAGATGAACAGCCGGACAAAACGGGATTGGCCCATTTATTTGAACATCTCATGTTTTCAAACTGCGGACCTGGTGTCGATTTTGACGAACTATTGCAAAATGCTGGGGGCGATTGTAATGCTTTCACAACGACGGATACTACACAATATTATTCCGTTGCACCAGCGGTTCAATTGGAATTGATTTTAGCATTGGAAGCCAATCGGATCAGTGGTTTTCATATCTCTAAAAAAGATTTTAAAACACAGCAGCGCGTTGTCCTGGAAGAATTCAGTGAAATGTATATGAACAATCCCTATGGAATGTTCTCACATGAACTCATGCAAATGTCTTACAAAGTTCATCCTTATCGCTGGCCGGTTATTGGTTCAGATCCAAAACAATTGGCAACACTGAACATACAGGATGCAGAGGCTTTTTATAATCAATATTACCATCCCGGAAATGCGGTATTGGTGATCAGTGGAAAAATAAATATCGAAGAAACTAAAAAATACATCAACAAACATTTTGCTGGTATTCAAAACGGCTTACCTGTACTTAGAAAAAAACTTGTCGAACCCAAACTAACTGAAAGCAGAACCCATACTAACAGAAAACAATTGCCCGAAGAAGCTTTTTATTATGCTTTCCCATATTGCGGAAGAATGGATTCGGATTTTTATGCAGTCGATTTTTTAACAGATGTCCTGGCTGAAGGCAAAAGTTCATTACTCTACAAAATTCTTAAAAAAGAAAAAATGATTTGCTCCGCCATCGATTGTTACATCACGTCAACAATAGATCCGGGTTTAATCATTGTTGAAGGAAAAATAAATCCTGCACACACCATAGAGCAAGCAGAATCCGAGTTTTGGGAAATAATCCGAACTCTTCAACAAGACAACTTGGACGATCACACCTGGGAAAAATTCATGAACAAAAACGAAAGTGCCTATTTGTTCAGTCAGGTAGGATTGATGAATCAAGCACTCAATCTTTCCTATGCCGAATGGCTTGGAAATCCGGAATTGATTTTTACAGAATTGGAAAATTACAAAAAACTTACAACCGAAAACATTCGCGAGGCTGCTTTAAAATATTTTCCATTTGATGAAAAAATTAGTTTGTATTACAGGAAGGAGGAAGATTAA
- a CDS encoding choice-of-anchor B family protein, with protein MHPGVLVENRKKNKNHMKFNVKKLIAKYLICVLSLLSATSNSQKGFHLEKAGQVKIPEHASSIWGYTDASGIEYALLGTYEGLRIYSLENPSKPLELKFIQEFSSPWREIKTSGNFAYVVNESSGGLLVVDLHSPKDSLPHKFVKHFLASTGDTLEFNTAHTLFVDENGLIYLSGAKKIGNAFAILDPSQDPWNPVVIYHNQEHYCHEVFAYRDTIYCAELLNGVFSIFDSKDKMKVSRITDQVTAGHFTHSVWLEKDRKILYTADETEGASVEAWDLTDLELIRKSDSYKVINKEYPTVIPHNVFHTNDRLYVSYYTEGVRILDTRDPYNLVEVAWYDTHEEYKEGFHGCWSVYPFFKNGLCIASDIENGMFVLKYDNNQAAYLEANIRSFRDGSAIHNAKMELNSRGISAEAFSGLNGVIKTGLGLSDTAYILVSKKGFYPYRDTILLKQDSTIYLNIDLLELPVYDVSLQISDRQTGLAIQNAEVVLYNHDFEYRYQSDSLGQVYATNIYSQPWNISAGKWSYQTEFKADVSVNGNLQLQLDLNKAYQDEFLHDLKWTSHASQDSKVSWKRGTFEELAFRFSNFPTEDIDTDFGNYAYYTSNYEISDTAYNLKGQLSLQSPPMDLSAYDEIELSYHAWAYGGYQSTKQIWLQLNDTLLYLENVSENLSGQFNPVSSIQLNVEGYKRDSAHFIFTLYNHPDSFYKEIRLIAAFDGFQCKGKVNSGSKNTYGAIEMNPNPAQEYINLILPDNIPFPATLNISDLYGRVHMKLANILHGEHVIKISELPPGMYWLYVSGRNFKGTFVKM; from the coding sequence ATGCATCCTGGAGTCTTGGTTGAAAACCGTAAAAAAAACAAAAACCACATGAAATTTAATGTAAAAAAATTAATTGCTAAATATTTAATATGTGTATTATCCTTATTATCAGCTACTTCAAATAGTCAAAAGGGTTTTCATCTTGAAAAAGCTGGACAAGTAAAAATTCCCGAACACGCTTCAAGTATCTGGGGCTATACGGATGCAAGTGGCATCGAATATGCCCTATTAGGAACTTATGAAGGTTTGCGCATCTATTCTCTCGAAAATCCTTCCAAACCACTTGAGCTTAAATTCATCCAAGAATTTTCTTCTCCCTGGCGCGAGATCAAAACCAGTGGCAACTTTGCTTATGTCGTTAATGAATCCTCGGGCGGTTTGCTAGTAGTGGACCTTCATTCGCCAAAAGATTCCCTACCGCATAAGTTTGTTAAGCATTTTTTGGCCAGTACTGGTGATACCTTGGAATTTAATACAGCACATACCCTATTTGTTGATGAAAATGGGCTGATCTACTTGTCGGGTGCAAAAAAAATTGGAAATGCTTTTGCAATCCTTGATCCTTCTCAAGATCCATGGAATCCGGTAGTGATCTACCATAACCAGGAACATTATTGTCATGAAGTATTTGCCTATAGAGATACTATTTATTGCGCCGAATTATTGAACGGAGTTTTCAGCATCTTTGATAGTAAAGATAAAATGAAAGTAAGTCGGATTACCGACCAAGTTACAGCCGGTCATTTTACCCATTCCGTATGGCTCGAAAAAGATCGAAAAATACTCTATACCGCTGACGAAACGGAAGGCGCCAGTGTGGAGGCATGGGACCTGACAGATCTTGAATTGATTCGAAAATCAGACAGTTACAAAGTGATTAACAAAGAATATCCAACGGTCATCCCACACAATGTTTTTCATACTAACGATCGTTTGTATGTATCCTATTATACAGAAGGTGTTCGTATTTTGGATACGCGCGATCCATACAATTTGGTGGAAGTAGCCTGGTACGATACCCATGAAGAATACAAGGAGGGATTCCATGGTTGCTGGTCCGTTTACCCCTTTTTTAAAAACGGTTTGTGTATAGCTTCAGATATCGAAAACGGAATGTTTGTATTGAAATACGACAACAACCAGGCAGCTTATTTGGAGGCTAACATACGTTCGTTTCGGGACGGTTCTGCCATCCACAACGCTAAAATGGAATTGAACAGCAGAGGTATTAGTGCTGAGGCTTTTTCTGGCTTAAATGGTGTCATTAAAACAGGACTTGGCTTATCCGATACGGCCTATATCCTCGTTTCGAAAAAGGGATTTTATCCTTACAGAGATACGATTCTACTTAAACAGGATAGCACCATCTACCTGAATATAGATCTGTTGGAACTACCGGTCTATGATGTGTCCTTGCAGATAAGCGACAGACAAACAGGTCTGGCCATTCAAAATGCAGAAGTCGTTTTATATAATCATGATTTTGAATATCGCTATCAAAGTGATTCTTTAGGCCAGGTGTATGCTACAAATATTTACAGCCAGCCATGGAATATCTCCGCCGGAAAATGGTCATATCAAACAGAATTTAAAGCTGATGTTTCCGTCAATGGAAATCTGCAACTACAGCTGGATTTAAACAAAGCTTATCAGGATGAATTTTTGCACGATCTGAAATGGACAAGCCATGCATCGCAAGATTCCAAGGTATCGTGGAAAAGAGGAACATTTGAAGAACTTGCTTTTCGTTTCAGCAATTTTCCAACTGAGGACATAGACACTGATTTTGGGAATTATGCATATTATACCAGCAACTACGAAATTTCGGATACAGCCTATAATCTCAAAGGACAATTATCCCTGCAATCGCCACCCATGGATCTGAGTGCTTACGACGAGATCGAACTCAGTTACCATGCCTGGGCATATGGCGGCTACCAATCGACCAAACAAATCTGGCTACAACTCAATGATACCCTTTTATATTTGGAAAACGTTTCCGAGAATTTAAGCGGACAATTTAATCCTGTATCGAGCATTCAATTAAACGTGGAGGGATATAAACGCGATTCTGCGCATTTCATCTTTACGCTGTACAACCATCCGGATAGTTTTTACAAAGAGATCCGGCTGATTGCAGCTTTTGATGGCTTTCAATGTAAGGGTAAAGTAAATTCAGGATCAAAAAATACTTACGGAGCTATCGAAATGAATCCCAATCCTGCACAAGAATATATTAATTTGATTCTTCCGGATAACATTCCATTCCCTGCAACTTTGAATATTTCAGATCTTTACGGTAGAGTCCACATGAAACTAGCAAACATACTTCATGGAGAACATGTAATTAAAATATCAGAACTTCCACCGGGTATGTATTGGTTATATGTAAGCGGTAGAAATTTCAAAGGAACATTCGTGAAAATGTAA
- a CDS encoding gliding motility-associated C-terminal domain-containing protein — MRIVFACFIVSFFQLTLGAQPLMFIDKSDSIRAKAVDVAGDDFGAWFSVITKEDSTLAMIQFDYCGEVEQSHRIELPLGVKISQAQVVHLGQRKYLITAVAHAGLTSRILVFYANNAVITSAQVLGSASATEHLTPMLSVFENDQILLGYQYRNANRILSSRVVLLDSLLNPLWSKHLSDSSDLRWVLMTRDDEFVVGDGIHVRKYNTNGNNIWSRSIGGATLMQNTVLHSDSLIIFGTDYIDPIPDTGQIKRSKFKQVIAIHENGDFKWESDRIRNLRQPGILNEYNNRLFLDGTRQVVFHGVDTVSSNQNPSVFAHKINNTGRVYESLYFKAEDTIRDYKAGLINDGNVGICAVLGNDSIGKGMLNVKSATKLDVCDSAKFNFLQRGFINIQEMSNLNARDSATTRQAINFRAIEESASFIRQCEKFDLQDSEIPEVLCKGDSIFLAGIQIPNARYEWSNGSMQAGTWVKEAGRYSVKIEYCGKSAVITYIVSYRTFQDVVFNIAECNYPRRLFADQFENSRYKWQTGDTTSAIDVNGPGTYNVTVTKCEVDFKITFHVSLPVFPNDVFDFNVCAYPDTLYPFQGSGATYVWDNGTTNGFRQITNPGTYKVTISYCQSTFTNTFNISLLSDNALFISDTCNAFPLPLAVVKPKGTEEVIWNTGQTTDTIQVSKPGRYSAQVGDCIQNFDVGVIEEKILQFPNVFVPQSQIMENQSFKPYFKDASTITKYQLSIFNRWGQKVFETTKLDEGWDGVFEGNPANVDTYTYYAKYDRAGCGVSSHVKGSVTLVK, encoded by the coding sequence ATGCGAATAGTCTTTGCTTGTTTTATAGTGAGTTTCTTTCAATTGACCTTAGGTGCTCAACCCTTGATGTTTATCGATAAATCTGATTCCATCAGGGCGAAAGCCGTAGATGTGGCCGGCGATGATTTCGGGGCCTGGTTTTCTGTGATCACCAAGGAGGATTCCACATTGGCCATGATCCAGTTTGATTATTGTGGTGAAGTGGAACAAAGCCATCGAATTGAATTGCCCTTGGGCGTTAAAATCAGTCAAGCCCAAGTCGTTCATTTGGGCCAAAGAAAATACCTGATCACCGCAGTAGCTCATGCTGGTTTGACATCGCGTATTCTGGTGTTTTATGCGAATAATGCAGTGATCACTTCCGCCCAAGTTCTGGGTTCTGCAAGCGCAACTGAGCATTTAACACCAATGCTTTCTGTATTCGAAAATGATCAAATCCTATTGGGCTACCAGTATCGCAATGCAAATAGGATTTTAAGCAGCCGAGTTGTTTTACTGGATAGTTTGCTGAATCCTTTATGGTCTAAGCATTTATCAGATAGCAGCGATCTGAGATGGGTCCTGATGACCAGAGATGATGAGTTTGTAGTAGGAGATGGAATCCACGTTCGTAAATACAATACCAATGGAAATAATATCTGGTCCAGAAGTATCGGTGGAGCCACGCTCATGCAGAACACCGTTTTGCATAGTGACAGTCTGATCATTTTTGGTACGGATTACATAGATCCCATTCCTGACACCGGGCAAATTAAGCGATCTAAATTTAAACAAGTAATAGCCATACATGAAAATGGAGATTTCAAATGGGAATCAGACCGCATCCGCAATTTGCGTCAGCCCGGAATATTAAATGAATACAACAATAGATTGTTTTTGGACGGAACCAGGCAAGTAGTTTTTCATGGTGTAGATACGGTATCCAGCAATCAAAATCCATCTGTGTTCGCACATAAGATCAATAATACAGGTCGTGTTTACGAATCACTTTATTTCAAAGCAGAAGATACCATTCGCGATTATAAAGCTGGTCTTATCAACGATGGTAATGTGGGGATCTGTGCTGTATTGGGCAATGACAGCATAGGCAAAGGAATGTTGAATGTAAAATCGGCGACCAAACTGGATGTTTGCGATAGTGCGAAATTCAATTTTTTGCAGAGAGGATTCATTAACATCCAGGAAATGTCAAACTTGAATGCCAGAGATTCTGCAACCACCAGACAAGCCATCAATTTTAGAGCTATAGAAGAATCAGCATCATTTATCAGGCAGTGTGAAAAATTCGATTTACAGGACAGCGAAATTCCAGAAGTTTTGTGCAAAGGTGATTCTATTTTCCTCGCAGGTATCCAAATTCCCAATGCACGATATGAATGGAGTAATGGTTCGATGCAGGCAGGCACCTGGGTAAAAGAAGCCGGAAGATATAGCGTTAAAATAGAGTATTGTGGAAAATCTGCAGTGATCACATATATCGTCAGTTACAGGACATTTCAGGATGTTGTATTCAATATAGCTGAATGCAATTATCCTAGAAGATTGTTTGCCGACCAATTTGAAAACTCTCGCTACAAATGGCAAACGGGAGATACAACTTCAGCCATTGATGTAAATGGTCCGGGTACCTATAACGTAACAGTAACCAAATGTGAAGTAGATTTCAAAATTACCTTTCATGTAAGTTTACCGGTTTTTCCAAATGATGTTTTTGATTTTAATGTGTGTGCTTATCCGGATACCCTATATCCATTTCAAGGATCCGGAGCAACATATGTATGGGATAATGGTACTACCAACGGCTTTCGCCAGATTACCAATCCGGGAACATACAAGGTTACCATATCATATTGTCAATCTACATTTACCAATACATTTAACATTAGTTTACTAAGTGACAATGCACTTTTTATATCCGATACATGTAATGCTTTTCCATTACCACTGGCAGTTGTGAAACCCAAAGGAACTGAAGAAGTTATTTGGAATACCGGTCAAACTACAGATACCATTCAAGTCTCAAAACCGGGCAGGTATTCCGCACAAGTTGGAGATTGTATACAAAATTTTGATGTAGGAGTTATCGAGGAAAAAATCTTGCAATTCCCCAATGTATTTGTTCCCCAATCGCAGATCATGGAAAATCAATCTTTCAAACCCTATTTTAAAGACGCTTCCACCATTACCAAATATCAACTCAGCATTTTTAACCGTTGGGGACAAAAAGTATTCGAGACCACTAAACTCGATGAGGGCTGGGATGGTGTTTTTGAAGGCAATCCCGCTAACGTTGATACCTATACCTATTATGCAAAGTATGACCGAGCCGGATGCGGAGTGAGTTCGCATGTCAAGGGATCGGTGACGCTGGTGAAGTAG